Proteins co-encoded in one Streptomyces diastaticus subsp. diastaticus genomic window:
- a CDS encoding MFS transporter, whose translation MTPPEKTVPDQPAAAPSAPGAEVPLIRNRDFQALWISRFLASIGKESVEVAYPLLILAVTGKAAYAGAVGAVQLLVAGATSIWGGALADRMDRRRLMILCDAGRAVLLGLFSLLVVSGHANVPAVFALVALSALCLGLSEPPALAAIKQVVPPSQLTKATAQNQIRPLGATVAGAPLGSSLFGVARSLPFVATGLAFAAAAVALLFVRKPLQAAPVAGGERGKAREGFRFIGRTPVLLVWIVWIMGSNMAFNHTGAFLALIATGKDRGASEASISLMLSIAGAGGLVGAVLATWALRRLKPATLFLAAAWIGPLAAALLMTVPGVVSLGVVLALVFLRGPIVNALFFAYVAVLVPDRMQGRVMGAVTFLSYGAQPLGILAVGTIFDAGGASWVFAFMGIVSTLAALPTLTRLIRRLPAPEALAEREEKESAPDASDTGSRPDPAP comes from the coding sequence GTGACCCCACCCGAGAAGACCGTGCCCGACCAGCCGGCCGCCGCGCCCAGCGCGCCCGGCGCCGAAGTGCCACTGATCCGCAACCGCGACTTCCAGGCCCTGTGGATCAGCCGCTTCCTCGCCTCCATCGGCAAGGAGTCCGTCGAGGTCGCCTACCCGCTGCTGATCCTCGCCGTCACCGGCAAGGCCGCCTACGCCGGAGCCGTCGGCGCCGTACAGCTCCTCGTGGCCGGCGCCACCTCGATCTGGGGCGGCGCACTCGCCGACCGCATGGACCGGCGCCGGCTGATGATCCTGTGCGACGCCGGACGCGCCGTGCTGCTCGGCCTGTTCAGCCTGCTCGTCGTCAGCGGCCACGCCAACGTCCCCGCCGTCTTCGCCCTCGTCGCGCTCTCGGCCCTGTGCCTGGGCCTGTCCGAGCCGCCCGCACTCGCCGCGATCAAACAGGTCGTCCCGCCCTCGCAGCTGACGAAGGCCACCGCCCAGAACCAGATCCGGCCGCTGGGCGCCACCGTCGCGGGCGCCCCGCTGGGCAGTTCGCTGTTCGGCGTGGCGCGCTCCCTGCCGTTCGTCGCGACGGGCCTGGCCTTCGCCGCGGCCGCCGTCGCCCTGCTCTTCGTGCGCAAGCCGCTCCAGGCCGCGCCGGTCGCGGGCGGCGAGCGCGGCAAGGCCAGGGAGGGCTTCCGGTTCATCGGGCGCACACCGGTCCTGCTCGTCTGGATCGTGTGGATCATGGGCTCCAACATGGCGTTCAACCACACCGGCGCCTTCCTCGCACTGATCGCCACCGGCAAGGACCGGGGCGCCTCCGAAGCCTCGATCAGTCTCATGCTCAGCATCGCCGGAGCCGGCGGACTGGTCGGCGCGGTTCTGGCGACCTGGGCCCTGAGACGGCTGAAGCCCGCCACCCTGTTCCTCGCGGCGGCGTGGATCGGCCCCCTCGCGGCCGCCCTCCTGATGACCGTGCCCGGAGTGGTCTCCCTCGGCGTCGTGCTCGCCCTCGTCTTCCTGCGCGGCCCGATCGTGAACGCCCTGTTCTTCGCCTACGTCGCCGTGCTCGTACCCGACCGGATGCAAGGCCGCGTCATGGGCGCCGTCACCTTCCTCTCGTACGGCGCCCAGCCGCTCGGCATCCTCGCGGTCGGCACCATCTTCGACGCGGGCGGCGCCTCCTGGGTGTTCGCCTTCATGGGCATCGTGTCGACCCTGGCCGCGCTGCCCACCCTGACCCGCCTGATCCGGCGGCTGCCCGCCCCCGAGGCCCTCGCGGAGAGGGAGGAGAAGGAGTCCGCGCCGGACGCGTCCGACACCGGTTCCCGGCCCGATCCGGCCCCCTGA
- a CDS encoding non-ribosomal peptide synthetase, which produces MERLNGAHESAGVLTDTDEPGIPIPGGTLTEVFGKQVAQTPDAVAVEYGCHGEHQLSYAELDARAERLARRLVAGGARRGGRVGVLVERSAAVVVTLLAVAKTGAACVPLDARSPEARLGEILESVGCALLVVDAHSAQHPAAAGRRTLLVGEDGVPEGPSDAVDRPYDEPGAGTAGAGDVLYVMHTSGSTGAPKGVRVTHRNVLALACDRVWRGGAHERVLFHSPHAFDASTYEIWVPLLSGGRVVVAPEEINAPLLRRLVGGGRVTALWLTAGLFGALATGDPGCLEGAREVWTGGDVVPPDAVRRVVEACPGTTLYNGYGPTETTTFATRHRIHPGPPADGDIPIGRPMDHTRVHLLDAELRPVADGGTGQLYVAGAHVAAGYEGNEALTRERFLPDPFGARGERMYATGDLARRDTAGDLRYVGRADRQVKVNGFRIEPGETEAALTRQPRVAQASVVVDKDGDGGGRMTAYVVLAEGADDGAAGVDGVALRRALQEELPSYLVPDDVVVLPRLPLTANGKIDRARLAESSGVPALVERWVRRRPAQLAVDDPVSGARLTYARLWQRSGRLAAALAGRGVRPGDLVAVDLPRSAELVVAFLGIARAGAAYLPLDRQAPPERVAELLAESGAVAAVVGERTRVPASTPVLRADGVDDAGRPPVLATRSGEDPLYVTYTSGSTGRPKGVAVPHRAVERLVEGAAYCPIEPGDRVASTCNPAFDVTTCEIWSTLCAGGTVVPLPTVTDLALDEWVALVRDQAVTVMFLTTSLFHAAAWELPDAFSSLETLVVGGEQLDLAAARRVLSAGGPRRLVNGYGPTEATAFATWFLCTEASLAGRERVPIGRPLQRTTAHVLDDELRQVPAGEPGELCLGGPGVALGYLHRAELTAERFVTAPGTGERLYRTGDLARLLPDGELETLGRRDRQVKLRGFRIELEEVERAAVATGLVDAAFVEKTGDSNLAGCVLPGASAEVARADLPGALSARLAERLPEYMVPARWLVLDELPIGSTGKADRAHMLELLTRRPEPDGAAPRAGDLRTPTERKLAAMWSELLEVPVTSRDASFWELGGHSLRGVTLVARIRERLGVRLRLRDLFRVPVLADLAARIDAEAEPGERDPAASRVPTVEESGATAFQQQIWLAEHVDPRPGLYNVPFAWRVDGHLDAGRLAAALERVVARHEALRTTFTRRADEVRQRVGGPWRPGVRTRRADSREQLAALLRAAADDPFDLEAGPLLRAALIDGPDGQTLALTAHHIVFDAQSLPILLEDLREEYAAGGSGAGAPVRQFRELAAVTERPAPEALARWTDTLRDAPSRLGLAAPAVPEPHGTVPIALPDGLLRRMRPLQERLGMSWFMVASAALAALLHHATGDPRLTFGFPVDTREGDAFARVVGPCLNTVVVPTGCDADTTVGAFLEAVRDGVLDALEDRYVPFAHVVEALNPPRVAGTTPYLDVVLAPQTRAHTPPRVGDARLLPLESAQGSATYGKFALTVGLAVTGERLSGEMVYRGDRLPVDAVRELARLYPLFLAAFAEPGESTVAQLAASLGATRGALRAEVDTGTAVTTSRATAVLAEPESAVEQRVAAIWASVLGLDPARAPGAEANFFDCGGTSLKLVTLHAELCRAFGTELPVQRLFESTTVGAMARLVARPESPPVAAGSRSGDLDARAAARRRTRRPGTGGRV; this is translated from the coding sequence ATGGAAAGGCTGAACGGGGCACACGAGAGCGCTGGTGTGCTCACGGACACCGACGAGCCGGGGATACCGATTCCGGGCGGCACTCTGACCGAGGTCTTCGGGAAGCAGGTCGCGCAGACCCCCGACGCGGTCGCCGTCGAGTACGGGTGCCACGGGGAACACCAGCTTTCCTACGCGGAACTGGACGCCCGCGCCGAGCGTCTCGCCCGGCGCCTGGTCGCCGGGGGCGCCCGTCGGGGCGGCCGGGTCGGCGTGCTGGTCGAGCGGTCCGCCGCCGTGGTGGTCACCTTGCTCGCCGTGGCGAAGACGGGCGCCGCCTGTGTGCCGCTCGACGCGCGTTCTCCCGAAGCACGGCTGGGAGAGATCCTGGAGAGCGTCGGCTGCGCGCTGCTGGTGGTGGACGCGCACAGCGCGCAGCACCCCGCGGCGGCGGGACGGCGCACCCTTCTGGTGGGCGAGGACGGTGTGCCCGAGGGCCCGTCCGACGCGGTGGACAGACCGTACGACGAGCCGGGGGCCGGGACGGCCGGGGCCGGCGACGTGCTGTACGTCATGCACACCTCCGGGTCCACCGGTGCCCCCAAGGGCGTCCGGGTCACGCACCGCAACGTGCTCGCCCTCGCGTGCGACCGTGTGTGGCGCGGTGGTGCCCACGAGCGGGTGCTGTTCCACTCGCCCCACGCCTTCGACGCCTCCACCTACGAGATCTGGGTGCCGCTGTTGTCCGGCGGCCGCGTCGTGGTGGCCCCCGAGGAGATCAACGCGCCGCTGCTGCGGCGTCTGGTGGGCGGGGGCCGCGTCACGGCGCTGTGGCTCACCGCGGGCCTGTTCGGGGCGCTGGCAACAGGCGACCCGGGCTGTCTGGAAGGCGCCCGTGAGGTGTGGACGGGGGGTGACGTGGTCCCGCCGGACGCGGTGCGCCGTGTCGTCGAGGCGTGCCCGGGGACCACTCTCTACAACGGCTACGGCCCGACGGAGACGACCACGTTCGCCACGCGCCACCGCATCCACCCCGGTCCGCCGGCCGACGGGGACATCCCCATCGGCCGCCCCATGGACCACACGCGCGTCCACCTCCTCGACGCGGAACTGCGGCCGGTGGCGGACGGCGGGACCGGGCAGCTGTACGTGGCCGGGGCGCACGTCGCGGCCGGCTACGAGGGCAACGAGGCACTGACCCGGGAGCGCTTCCTGCCCGACCCGTTCGGCGCGCGAGGGGAGCGGATGTACGCCACCGGCGACCTGGCCCGCCGGGACACCGCCGGCGATCTGAGGTACGTGGGGCGCGCGGACCGTCAGGTCAAGGTCAACGGCTTCCGTATCGAGCCGGGGGAGACGGAGGCGGCCTTGACGCGGCAGCCCCGCGTCGCCCAGGCGTCGGTCGTCGTCGACAAGGACGGCGACGGCGGCGGCCGGATGACGGCCTACGTCGTTCTCGCGGAGGGTGCGGACGACGGTGCGGCGGGCGTCGACGGCGTGGCCTTGCGCCGGGCCCTCCAGGAGGAGCTGCCGTCCTATCTGGTCCCCGACGACGTGGTGGTGCTGCCGCGCCTGCCGCTCACCGCGAACGGCAAGATCGACCGGGCCCGGCTCGCCGAGAGTTCCGGCGTGCCGGCCCTGGTGGAGCGCTGGGTACGCCGGCGGCCCGCCCAGCTCGCCGTGGACGACCCGGTGAGCGGCGCGCGTCTGACGTACGCGCGGCTGTGGCAGCGCTCCGGGCGGCTCGCCGCCGCGCTCGCCGGCCGCGGGGTGCGGCCCGGCGACCTGGTGGCCGTGGACCTGCCCCGGTCCGCGGAGCTCGTGGTGGCGTTCCTCGGTATCGCCCGTGCCGGCGCCGCGTATCTGCCGCTCGACCGGCAGGCGCCGCCCGAGCGGGTCGCCGAGCTGCTCGCCGAGTCGGGTGCGGTCGCCGCGGTGGTCGGTGAGCGCACCCGCGTGCCGGCCTCGACTCCCGTGCTGCGCGCGGACGGTGTGGACGACGCCGGGCGCCCCCCGGTGCTCGCCACCCGGTCCGGCGAGGACCCCCTGTACGTCACCTACACGTCCGGGTCGACGGGCCGGCCCAAGGGCGTCGCCGTACCGCACCGCGCGGTCGAGCGCCTGGTGGAGGGGGCCGCGTACTGCCCGATCGAGCCCGGTGACCGGGTGGCGAGCACCTGCAATCCGGCCTTCGACGTGACGACGTGCGAGATCTGGTCGACGCTCTGCGCGGGCGGCACCGTGGTGCCGCTGCCGACCGTCACCGACCTCGCCCTGGACGAGTGGGTCGCGCTCGTCCGTGACCAGGCCGTCACCGTGATGTTCCTGACCACCTCGCTGTTCCACGCCGCCGCCTGGGAACTGCCCGACGCCTTCTCCTCCCTGGAGACCCTCGTCGTCGGCGGCGAGCAGCTCGACCTGGCCGCGGCGCGCCGGGTGCTCTCGGCGGGCGGTCCCCGGCGCCTGGTCAACGGGTACGGGCCGACCGAGGCCACGGCCTTCGCCACCTGGTTCCTGTGCACCGAGGCGAGCCTCGCCGGGCGCGAGCGCGTCCCGATCGGCCGCCCGTTGCAGCGCACCACCGCCCACGTCCTCGACGACGAGCTGCGGCAGGTGCCGGCCGGCGAGCCGGGGGAGCTGTGCCTGGGAGGGCCGGGCGTGGCCCTGGGGTATCTGCACCGTGCGGAGCTGACCGCCGAGCGGTTCGTCACCGCGCCCGGCACCGGCGAGCGCCTCTACCGCACCGGGGACCTGGCGCGTCTGCTGCCCGACGGGGAGCTGGAGACGCTGGGCCGCCGCGACCGGCAGGTCAAGCTGCGCGGCTTCCGCATCGAACTGGAGGAGGTCGAGCGCGCCGCGGTGGCCACCGGTCTCGTGGACGCCGCCTTCGTCGAGAAGACCGGTGACAGCAATCTGGCGGGCTGCGTCCTGCCCGGCGCGAGCGCCGAGGTGGCCCGCGCCGACCTGCCCGGCGCCCTCTCCGCCCGCCTCGCCGAGCGGCTCCCGGAGTACATGGTCCCGGCGCGCTGGCTGGTCCTGGACGAGCTGCCGATCGGCTCCACCGGCAAGGCGGACCGGGCCCACATGCTCGAACTCCTCACCCGGCGGCCGGAACCGGACGGCGCGGCACCGCGGGCCGGGGATCTGCGCACCCCCACCGAGCGGAAGCTGGCCGCGATGTGGTCGGAACTCCTGGAGGTGCCCGTCACCTCACGGGACGCCTCGTTCTGGGAACTCGGCGGTCACTCGCTGCGCGGCGTCACCCTGGTCGCCCGGATCCGCGAGCGGCTCGGTGTGCGGCTGCGCCTGCGCGACCTGTTCCGCGTCCCGGTCCTCGCCGACCTGGCGGCCCGCATCGACGCCGAGGCGGAGCCCGGCGAGCGGGACCCGGCCGCCTCGCGGGTCCCGACGGTTGAGGAGAGCGGGGCCACCGCGTTCCAGCAGCAGATCTGGCTCGCCGAGCACGTCGATCCCCGACCCGGCCTCTACAACGTGCCGTTCGCCTGGCGCGTGGACGGGCACCTCGACGCGGGCCGGCTCGCCGCGGCCCTGGAGCGGGTGGTGGCGCGCCACGAAGCGCTGCGGACCACGTTCACCCGGCGCGCGGACGAGGTGCGCCAGCGCGTCGGCGGGCCCTGGCGGCCCGGGGTCCGCACCCGGCGGGCCGACAGCCGGGAGCAGCTCGCGGCGCTGCTGCGGGCCGCTGCCGACGACCCCTTCGACCTGGAGGCGGGGCCGCTGCTGCGTGCCGCGCTGATCGACGGCCCCGACGGACAGACGCTGGCGCTGACGGCGCACCACATCGTGTTCGACGCGCAGTCGTTGCCGATCCTGCTGGAGGACCTGCGTGAGGAGTACGCGGCCGGCGGGAGCGGGGCCGGTGCCCCCGTGCGGCAGTTCCGTGAGCTGGCCGCCGTCACCGAACGGCCCGCCCCCGAAGCCCTCGCCCGCTGGACCGACACACTCCGCGACGCCCCGAGCCGGCTCGGCCTGGCCGCGCCCGCCGTGCCCGAGCCGCACGGCACGGTGCCGATCGCGCTGCCCGACGGCCTGCTGCGGCGCATGCGGCCCCTCCAGGAACGCCTGGGCATGTCATGGTTCATGGTGGCCTCCGCCGCGCTCGCCGCACTGCTGCACCACGCGACGGGTGACCCCCGGCTGACGTTCGGCTTCCCCGTCGACACCCGGGAGGGCGACGCGTTCGCACGGGTCGTCGGGCCCTGCCTCAACACCGTGGTGGTGCCCACCGGCTGCGACGCCGACACGACGGTCGGCGCGTTCCTCGAAGCGGTCCGCGACGGTGTCCTCGACGCCCTGGAGGACCGGTACGTCCCCTTCGCACACGTCGTCGAAGCCCTCAACCCACCGCGCGTCGCGGGCACGACCCCGTACCTCGACGTGGTGCTCGCCCCGCAGACGCGGGCACACACCCCGCCGCGCGTCGGCGACGCGCGGCTGCTGCCCCTGGAGAGCGCACAGGGCAGCGCCACCTACGGGAAGTTCGCCCTGACCGTGGGACTGGCCGTGACCGGTGAGCGGCTGAGCGGCGAGATGGTGTACCGCGGTGACCGCCTCCCGGTGGACGCCGTGCGGGAGCTGGCGCGCCTGTACCCGCTCTTCCTCGCGGCGTTCGCCGAGCCGGGCGAGAGCACGGTGGCGCAGCTGGCGGCATCGCTCGGCGCCACGCGGGGTGCCCTGCGGGCCGAGGTGGACACCGGCACCGCCGTCACGACCTCGCGGGCCACCGCGGTGCTCGCCGAGCCCGAGTCCGCCGTCGAGCAGCGCGTCGCCGCGATCTGGGCGTCCGTCCTCGGCCTCGACCCGGCCCGTGCGCCGGGCGCCGAGGCGAACTTCTTCGACTGCGGCGGGACCTCCCTGAAACTCGTCACCCTCCACGCCGAACTGTGCCGGGCCTTCGGCACCGAGCTGCCCGTCCAGCGCCTGTTCGAGAGCACCACGGTCGGCGCGATGGCGCGCCTCGTCGCACGCCCCGAGAGCCCGCCCGTCGCGGCAGGAAGCCGCTCCGGCGACCTCGACGCCCGCGCCGCCGCCCGCCGCCGAACCCGCCGCCCCGGCACGGGAGGCCGCGTATGA
- a CDS encoding type I polyketide synthase: MSTQSHPHDSETAVAVVGMACRYPGAPDVRSFWHALRSGSEGITQFKRDDLVAAGADPDLVWHPDYVAARGVLDGSRSFDWRAFGYSRAEAALLDPQHRVFLECAAAALDDAALDPARFPGWIGLYAGSEGPVLPQRDDVDALAQMIGRRPDFLTTRAAYKLGLRGPAVTVQTACSTSLTAVHTAVQSLLSYECDAALAGGVSLAPQGEWGYLYQEGGILSPDGHCRPFDEEARGTVPGEGVGLVVLKRLDDALRDDDRIAGVLLGTALNNDGSDKIGYTAPSLAGQRDAILLAQKTAGVDPAEIGYVEAHGTATRMGDPVELQALTDAFRTSTEAVRGCWIGAVKSNIGHTGSASGVAGLIKTLLMLEHGELVPTLHYQRPNPLLGLDSTPFEVCARRAPWPAPDGGRPRLAAVSSFGVGGTNAHVVLAQAPVRALPAAARGGPRLLALSGTSARSRDALRDELADALGSGAAHEDGDALLAQAARTLADRRRLPWRQAVVVDGSENAAGTLRVAAPLASPAGLDRVAFLLPGQGTLTGAAGAAAYRLQPSFRAAFDTWRETVRDVCGVDLAPVVDEQAAPGGWFEDTVHQQLGLLVLGHTLGRNLMDLGVTPSALLGNSIGEYTAATLAGVWSPEQAARLVHARATAMRDTEPGRMAAVTASRAELAARLGQAHPGVEVAVAGPGRTVLAGPCAAMDRLLDGDTLDGLDVRLLDVRHAFHSSAMTEAADALRAAVVAEPSQAPALRVVANSTGTWADPEHLRTPDHWARQLRGTVRLESGLTTLLDAGCDLYVELGPGTSTIGALRRHTAWDPAHTTVPFIGAEPDRAEATLLRALGTLWERGAGIDLAELAGTPRPRRRSLPVQSYDPVEPEDDGAHTTGRDASARAPQRSAEPGEGRGGLARTVERLWCAALGVNGASAGDDFLALGGESLSAVMLMGDVRRRTAATVAVADFLADPTFGNLLALVERAGEAAAPPAGTVRLRPGTGRPVFLVADSLDSTAGYQELAAALDTTRPVHGLESAQPLGASVSHIAGRHVAALRAVQPEGPYTLGGWSFGAVVAQEAARQLTGAGQRVDVLLCLDGYAPDRKGRPVATDPAFLTAQLRLQADVLLGRGTFGAKLARAPRPRRVFLSRIRALLRHRPRPVPCPAVVLTASARPADAARIRRALALLHTSTEIRPVPGDHWSMLTAPHVGAVARETDRAIALHGHTDRTDGEPRP, translated from the coding sequence ATGAGCACCCAGTCCCACCCCCATGACTCGGAGACCGCCGTCGCGGTCGTCGGAATGGCCTGCCGCTACCCGGGCGCGCCGGACGTGCGGAGCTTCTGGCACGCGCTGCGCTCCGGCAGCGAGGGAATCACCCAGTTCAAACGGGACGACCTCGTCGCGGCCGGCGCGGACCCCGACCTCGTCTGGCACCCCGACTACGTCGCCGCGCGCGGCGTCCTCGACGGCTCCCGGTCCTTCGACTGGCGGGCCTTCGGCTACAGCCGCGCCGAGGCCGCCCTCCTCGACCCGCAGCACCGCGTCTTTCTGGAGTGCGCCGCCGCCGCGCTCGACGACGCGGCCCTCGACCCGGCCCGCTTCCCCGGCTGGATCGGTCTCTACGCCGGTTCCGAGGGCCCGGTCCTGCCCCAGAGGGACGACGTGGACGCGCTCGCCCAGATGATCGGGCGCCGACCGGACTTCCTGACCACCCGCGCCGCCTACAAACTCGGCCTGCGCGGTCCCGCCGTCACCGTGCAGACGGCCTGCTCCACCTCACTCACCGCCGTCCACACGGCCGTACAGAGCCTGCTGTCGTACGAGTGCGACGCGGCCCTCGCCGGGGGAGTGTCCCTGGCGCCGCAGGGGGAATGGGGCTACCTCTACCAGGAGGGCGGCATTCTCTCGCCGGACGGGCACTGCCGCCCCTTCGACGAGGAGGCGCGGGGCACGGTACCCGGCGAGGGCGTGGGCCTCGTCGTACTCAAACGGCTCGACGACGCCCTGCGCGACGACGACCGCATCGCCGGTGTGCTGCTCGGCACCGCCCTCAACAACGACGGCAGCGACAAGATCGGCTACACCGCACCGTCCCTCGCGGGACAGCGCGACGCGATCCTGCTCGCGCAGAAGACGGCCGGCGTCGACCCGGCCGAGATCGGCTACGTCGAGGCGCACGGGACCGCCACCAGGATGGGCGACCCGGTCGAACTCCAGGCGCTCACCGATGCGTTCCGCACGTCGACCGAGGCGGTGCGCGGCTGCTGGATCGGCGCCGTCAAGAGCAACATCGGCCACACGGGCTCCGCGTCCGGCGTGGCGGGACTCATCAAGACCCTGCTCATGCTGGAGCACGGGGAGCTCGTCCCCACCCTCCACTACCAGCGGCCCAACCCGCTGCTCGGCCTGGACTCCACCCCCTTCGAGGTGTGCGCGCGGCGCGCGCCGTGGCCCGCGCCCGACGGCGGGCGCCCTCGCCTCGCCGCCGTCAGCTCCTTCGGGGTCGGCGGCACCAACGCTCATGTGGTGCTGGCCCAGGCTCCGGTACGGGCCCTGCCCGCCGCTGCCCGCGGCGGCCCCCGGCTGCTCGCCCTCTCGGGCACGTCGGCGCGCTCCCGCGACGCCCTGCGCGACGAACTGGCCGACGCCCTCGGCTCCGGCGCCGCGCACGAGGACGGCGACGCGTTGCTCGCGCAGGCCGCCCGGACCCTCGCCGACCGCCGGCGTCTTCCCTGGCGCCAGGCCGTGGTCGTGGACGGCTCCGAGAACGCGGCCGGCACCCTGCGCGTGGCGGCCCCCCTCGCCTCCCCGGCGGGCCTGGACCGCGTCGCCTTCCTCCTGCCCGGCCAGGGCACCCTCACCGGCGCGGCGGGCGCCGCCGCGTACCGGCTCCAGCCCTCCTTCCGCGCCGCCTTCGACACCTGGCGGGAGACCGTGCGCGACGTGTGCGGGGTCGACCTCGCCCCCGTCGTCGACGAACAGGCCGCCCCGGGCGGGTGGTTCGAGGACACCGTGCACCAGCAGCTCGGGCTGCTCGTGCTGGGCCACACCCTGGGCCGGAACCTCATGGACCTCGGTGTGACGCCGAGCGCCCTGCTCGGGAACAGCATCGGCGAGTACACGGCCGCGACGCTCGCCGGGGTGTGGTCCCCGGAGCAGGCCGCCCGTCTCGTCCATGCCCGGGCCACCGCCATGCGGGACACCGAGCCCGGCCGGATGGCCGCCGTCACCGCCTCCCGCGCCGAGCTGGCTGCCCGCCTGGGCCAGGCGCATCCCGGTGTCGAGGTCGCCGTCGCCGGCCCCGGCCGCACCGTCCTGGCCGGCCCCTGCGCGGCCATGGACCGGCTGCTCGACGGCGACACCCTCGACGGGCTCGACGTACGGCTGCTCGACGTGCGGCACGCCTTCCACTCCTCCGCCATGACGGAGGCGGCCGACGCGCTGCGCGCCGCCGTCGTCGCCGAGCCCTCCCAGGCGCCCGCCCTGCGCGTGGTGGCCAACTCCACCGGAACCTGGGCCGACCCGGAGCACCTGCGCACCCCCGACCACTGGGCCCGTCAGCTGCGCGGCACCGTACGCCTGGAGAGCGGGCTGACAACCCTCCTCGACGCGGGGTGCGACCTCTACGTCGAGCTGGGCCCCGGAACGTCGACGATCGGGGCGCTGCGCCGGCACACCGCGTGGGACCCGGCGCACACGACCGTGCCGTTCATCGGCGCCGAGCCGGACCGCGCCGAAGCCACCCTGCTGCGGGCTCTGGGCACTCTGTGGGAGCGGGGCGCCGGCATCGACCTCGCGGAACTCGCCGGTACCCCGCGGCCCCGGCGCCGCTCGCTGCCCGTGCAGAGCTACGACCCCGTGGAACCGGAGGACGACGGCGCTCACACCACCGGCCGGGACGCCTCCGCGCGAGCCCCGCAGCGTTCAGCTGAACCGGGTGAGGGGCGCGGCGGGCTCGCCCGGACCGTCGAACGCCTCTGGTGCGCGGCCCTCGGCGTGAACGGCGCCTCGGCCGGGGACGACTTCCTCGCGCTCGGCGGGGAGTCCCTCTCGGCGGTGATGCTGATGGGCGACGTACGACGGCGTACCGCCGCCACGGTTGCGGTGGCCGACTTCCTCGCCGACCCGACCTTCGGGAACCTGCTCGCCCTCGTCGAGCGGGCCGGCGAGGCGGCAGCACCGCCGGCGGGCACGGTCCGGCTGCGGCCGGGCACGGGCCGCCCGGTGTTCCTGGTCGCCGACTCCCTCGACAGCACCGCCGGATACCAGGAACTGGCCGCGGCGCTCGACACCACCCGGCCGGTCCACGGCCTGGAGAGCGCGCAGCCCCTCGGCGCCTCCGTCAGCCACATCGCCGGCCGGCACGTCGCCGCCCTGCGCGCCGTGCAGCCCGAGGGCCCGTACACACTCGGTGGCTGGTCCTTCGGCGCCGTCGTCGCCCAGGAGGCCGCCCGTCAGCTCACCGGCGCGGGCCAGCGGGTGGACGTCCTGCTGTGCCTGGACGGGTACGCGCCCGACCGCAAGGGGCGGCCCGTCGCCACCGACCCGGCCTTCCTCACCGCCCAACTACGGCTCCAGGCCGACGTGCTGCTCGGCCGCGGCACGTTCGGCGCGAAACTGGCCAGGGCCCCTCGCCCGCGCCGCGTCTTCCTCTCCCGGATTCGCGCGCTGCTGCGCCACCGGCCGCGGCCGGTGCCCTGCCCCGCCGTCGTCCTCACGGCGTCCGCGCGTCCCGCCGACGCCGCCCGGATACGGCGCGCGCTCGCACTCCTGCACACCTCCACAGAGATCAGACCCGTTCCCGGCGACCACTGGTCGATGCTGACCGCACCCCACGTCGGAGCCGTCGCCCGCGAGACGGACCGGGCGATCGCCCTCCATGGACACACCGACCGCACAGATGGCGAGCCCCGCCCGTGA